TTTTTCATTCGACAACGATAATCCCGTTGCATCTAAAAATTATTTAGATTATGTCTAAATCACAGCCACAAAATGGATATTCAACGCCTGCATGCTCTTTTATACCTTATTATATGATCATAAACATGTTTTTTTCTGTTGCCTCATAAAACAGATAGCCGTAACTTCTATCTTATTTTATCACCAAGAACAAAAATTATGGAACAAATTATTGATTTTACGTTGCGCTACCTGCGCAACAAGGAACACTTCCAGTTCATGTCCGATTTGAGTAAAATGATTACGGCGACCACTCCCGAAGCCCTTGGCGTGGTTAACCAGTTTCCCGCTTTTACTGACGTGCTAAGTAAAGAGGCTATCGCTATCGGGGTTGAAGACGGCAGCAGCCTGTCAAAAAAGATGAGCCTGCTGGATATTCGCCGCGATAATACCTGGAGCGCCATTAACTTCCGTATCAAGTCGACGTTGACGAGCCCCATCGATGAAGAGGTGGAAAGCGCGGCCTTACTGGAACGGCTGATGAACCAGCACGGAAATGTGCGCGAACTTCCCTACAACGAAGAAACCGCTGCTGTGCAAAGTCTCGTGAATGATTTGCAGGGTGAAACGTATGCACCCCATGTAGCCCAAATCGGACTGACCTCTTGGGTGGAAGCACTGAAGACTCAAAATGAGGAATTTGCCACGACTTTCAATCTGCGTAACAGCGAAATGGCCGGCCGCCCCAATGGTAATGTTAAATCAGTACGTCAGGAACTGGACCCGCTGTACGACAAAATCGTCGACCGCATTAACGCAGCTATTACGCTGGAGATAGCTGCCGATGGCGTGGAAAAGTTTGTGAGCGAGTTGAACGAAAAAATCAGGTACTACCAGAATACCCTGGCCATTCGCAGCGGCCGCAGTCAAAAGGATGAAGCCGAGGCAGAAGAAGCCTGATGTGTAAAATTGTTGTTGTTTTGGCATTGCCATATGCCATATGGATTTAAGGTTAATAAAAAGCCGCAACGAGTTACCCGCTGCGGCTTTCTTTTTCTATCGTATTGCTCCGAAGGAGGAGACTTCCAGACATCAGCAACCGAACACATTGAATAGTTATTCGTTTGTCAATCCCAGGCTCCTTATTTAGAAAGATTATTTTTAAAATAAAAACACGCCCTGCCATTCACCTTCATACCGTCGAAAAACAGAGCGATTGCTGCTTGTAAAGTTTAAGCTGCACCTCTTCGCTATTTCGACCAATAATAACTAAACACACTGATTTATTGATTTTTCTTTAGTTTTGCCACTTCATTTTTGGAGCTATTTTAAGGACGTTGAGCCTTCACCGTGTATTTTTAGCCGTTTGCGGTAACGTAGTAATTACCCCAACAGAAAAATTGTTTCCAAAGCACCGCCGGTAAATTCGGCTATCGACGTAATAGTTGTGATTGCTGCTAACGTGATAAGAGGTGCAATGAAATTGTAATAAAAAGCGGTGGCTTTGCGTTCTGTTTTAAGAGAGAACATAAAAATATTGAGAAGTAGAAAAGTGGAGTGTTTATGAGTAGGAGGATGTGGCTGGGGGTATATGTTGTGCTTTACCTGGTATGTTTGGTACCATTGAATAGCGTTGCGGACAACACGCAAAACCGGGGCTTGATTTCCATCGCAAACGCCAAAATTGACATCGATAGTAATTACATACCCGACCGTTTGGGGAATGTGGTCACCGTAGCCGGACGGGTAACGGTTGGCTCCGGAGTGTTGCGTACCCAAGACCTGTTTATTGCCCTTCAGGACCATTCGGCAGGTATTTTTATCTACCAACCAGAATACAATGGCCCGAAGATTCATGCCGGCGACAGCCTCCGGGTAACCGGGCGTATTTACCAATATCACGGGCTCACGGAGATAATCCATCCAATATTTACCTTTTGCGATACCATTAACCGACGAGTACCCAAAGCCGTTTCTCTGCAAAGTGCTACTTATGAACAGCTGGAAGGAAGCCTGGTAAAAATTTCAGGACGAATCATTAATACAGGCGTGAACGACGCGGGACATTATTTGCTCATCGCCCCCGGTGAGGGAAGCAACAATACCCTATTTGTTTTCAAAGACTGGAAACATCGCGATACATCGTTGTTCGACAAGTACAAAGCTGGAGAGGTAATCGAGGTCACAGGCCTGCTTTCTCAGTTCGATAGCCGCTCTGAACCCGATGATGTGTACCAGATACTCCCCCGCAATAAAGACGATTTACAAATCACACAGCGTGGCCCCCATTATTACAGTCAGGTAGCATTGGTTATTGGGTGCATCGCATTGACCATACTAGCCTTTAACCTGATTCTGCAAAAGAAGGTGCGGCAACGGACCCGCAAACTGAAGGCCTCCGAAAGCCGGTTTGCGAAGCTGACTGAAACCACCACCTCAGCGATACTAATCTACCAGGATGGACAATTCCTCTATCAAAACCCCGTGATGGCGTCGATTACCACCGGAGGTGACCTGAACCGGCTCCTGGATCAATGGATTGAAGAACTGAAAGAACCCGGCAGGACAACCAACACTCCATCCGAATTTCGCTACACCTCCATCGATGGTCAAACGGTATGGTTTACTTACACATCAGTACCCATTGTCTGGAACGACCGGGATGCACTGATTATCACCGCAACCAATATTACCCAGCGAAAACAAACAGAAGAAGAACTTAAACGTAGTGAGGAGCGCTTCCATTCGATGGCGCAGGCGGCTACCGTTGGAATCTTCCGCACCCGTCCGGATGGCTATACCACCTATGTAAACCCTAAATGGAGCGAACTTTCCGGGCTGCCGTTAAATCAAGCTACCGGATACGGCTGGATGGAAGCCGTTCATCCTGATGATCGCGACTGGTTGTTGCGCCGCTGGTCGGACGATAGTGAATCCTCGCATGAGTCGGTTGCCGAATACCGTTTTCTGCGGCCTGACGGACAGGTGGTATGGGTTTTGGGCGATGCCGTTCCTGAATGTGATAGTCACGGGAAGCTTTTAAGTTTTGTCGGTACCATTACCGACATTACCCATCAGAAAAACGCTCAGCAGGAAATTCGCCAAAGGGAAAAACAGTACAGATATCTTTTTCAGAACAATCCCCAACCGATGGTCATTTTTGATGAAGAAACCCTCCGCTTCCTGGAAGTGAACGAAGCCATCGTCCGCCAGTATGGTTACTCCCGGGAAGAGCTTCTGAACATGACTATTGCAGATATTCGGCCGGAAGCAGATATCGAAAATGTCATTGAAGCAGTGAAGAACCAGCACCAGAGATACAACAAAGCTGGGATCTGGCGTCACCGAAAGAAAAACGGAGAGATTATCGATGTTGATATAACCAATCATCAAGTCAAATACAACAACCGCAATGCCAAGCTCGCCCTCATCAACGATGTAACAGAACGGTTAAAAGCGCAACAGCAGGTCGAGGAAAGTGAAAAATCTCTAAACAAAGCGCAGGAAATTGCCCGTATGGGCGACTGGGAATACGATATGGTAAAGAACAAAACGACCTGGTCGGAAAACAATTTCCGCTTGTTCGATTTAGTTCCGGGAGAAATAGCGCCTACGTTTGAATATTTCATGAATCGAATGCATCCGGAAGACCGGAAACTGGTTGAATTGGCCAATCAGGAAATGATGGAAACCCATCAACCCACAGATTTTGATTTTAGAATAACCGATAAAGACGGACAAACAATTTGGTTATCCAATAATATCGTTCCCTACTTTAAAGATGGTCAACTGGCCCGTCTGAAAGGGGTCAATATCGATATTACCGAACGGAAACAAATTCTGGAACGGTTAAAGTTACTCAACACCTCCATCGAACAGAGTCCGATTAGTATCGTCATTACCGATCCAGAAGGAGTGATCGAATTTGTCAACCCGAACTTCACCCGGAAAACAGGATATCTATCCAACGAAGCGGTGGGCAAAACGATGCGTATTATCAAATCGGGTGCTCATACCAATCAGTTCTACCGTGAGATGTGGGAAACCATCAAAAGCGGGAAAGTCTGGAACGGGGAGATTCAAAACCGGAAAAAAAGCGGCGAGCTGTTTTGGGATAAAGTACTGATATCACCGGTTAAGGATGACCTTAACCAAATAACACATTTCGTTTCCATTAAAGAAGACATCACCGAGAAAAAGCGGATGTTTGACGAATTGGTAGAAGCCAAGGAGAAGGCGGAAGAAAGTAACCGCCTGAAAAGTGCTTTTCTGGCCAACATCAGTCACGAAATCCGTACCCCGATGAACAGCATTCTTGGATTTTCCGAATTGCTGCAATCGTCCGATTTATCCAGGGAAGAGAAAGAGGAGTTTTTCGATATCATCGAGCAAAGCGGCAAACGGATGTTGAAGACCATCACGAAAATCGTGGAGATTTCCCGGCTCGACACCAACCAGGTTGAATTAGTTGCTTCAACAGTCCCCGTTAATTTAATGCTTCGAAAGCTGGAGCAACGGTTTAAAAAACGCGCATCGGAAAGACAACTTGCTCTATCGCTCGAACCCGGCTTGTCTGATGAACAGGCATTGGTGCAAACCGATGAAGAGAAGCTGGAAACCGTGGTCAGATATTTGCTCAACAATGCCTTTAAATATACCCATAGCGGTTCGGTGCGATTTGGTTACCGCCCGAATGGCAAAATGCTTCATTTTTTTGTAGAAGATACCGGCATTGGCATGAATGAAAGTGCGTGCCGGAAGATTTTTCGTCCCTTCGTACAGACGGACGGCACTTATACCCGCAGTTACGAAGGGCTTGGACTGGGCCTGGTAATCGCCAAGGGGTATGTCGAAAAACTCGGTGGAACAATTGAACTGGAATCGGAATTTAAGAAGGGAACGACCGTTACCTTCACCCTTCCCTTTCGAACCTGACCGGGAAACGAAGGAACATTACAGAAAAATGCTTTTTTTTTCACAGCGTAACACAATTGCCACAAGAAAGTTACAACAGCGACGATATTTCTGGGGGGCTTTGACTGGTAAACAACGGCAATATTCTTTCAAACTGTCCGTTGTTTTTTCAGGTAGCATGTGATCATCCCGATTGCAATTTTGTTTTTC
This Prolixibacter sp. NT017 DNA region includes the following protein-coding sequences:
- a CDS encoding DUF6261 family protein, with protein sequence MEQIIDFTLRYLRNKEHFQFMSDLSKMITATTPEALGVVNQFPAFTDVLSKEAIAIGVEDGSSLSKKMSLLDIRRDNTWSAINFRIKSTLTSPIDEEVESAALLERLMNQHGNVRELPYNEETAAVQSLVNDLQGETYAPHVAQIGLTSWVEALKTQNEEFATTFNLRNSEMAGRPNGNVKSVRQELDPLYDKIVDRINAAITLEIAADGVEKFVSELNEKIRYYQNTLAIRSGRSQKDEAEAEEA
- a CDS encoding PAS domain S-box protein, whose protein sequence is MSRRMWLGVYVVLYLVCLVPLNSVADNTQNRGLISIANAKIDIDSNYIPDRLGNVVTVAGRVTVGSGVLRTQDLFIALQDHSAGIFIYQPEYNGPKIHAGDSLRVTGRIYQYHGLTEIIHPIFTFCDTINRRVPKAVSLQSATYEQLEGSLVKISGRIINTGVNDAGHYLLIAPGEGSNNTLFVFKDWKHRDTSLFDKYKAGEVIEVTGLLSQFDSRSEPDDVYQILPRNKDDLQITQRGPHYYSQVALVIGCIALTILAFNLILQKKVRQRTRKLKASESRFAKLTETTTSAILIYQDGQFLYQNPVMASITTGGDLNRLLDQWIEELKEPGRTTNTPSEFRYTSIDGQTVWFTYTSVPIVWNDRDALIITATNITQRKQTEEELKRSEERFHSMAQAATVGIFRTRPDGYTTYVNPKWSELSGLPLNQATGYGWMEAVHPDDRDWLLRRWSDDSESSHESVAEYRFLRPDGQVVWVLGDAVPECDSHGKLLSFVGTITDITHQKNAQQEIRQREKQYRYLFQNNPQPMVIFDEETLRFLEVNEAIVRQYGYSREELLNMTIADIRPEADIENVIEAVKNQHQRYNKAGIWRHRKKNGEIIDVDITNHQVKYNNRNAKLALINDVTERLKAQQQVEESEKSLNKAQEIARMGDWEYDMVKNKTTWSENNFRLFDLVPGEIAPTFEYFMNRMHPEDRKLVELANQEMMETHQPTDFDFRITDKDGQTIWLSNNIVPYFKDGQLARLKGVNIDITERKQILERLKLLNTSIEQSPISIVITDPEGVIEFVNPNFTRKTGYLSNEAVGKTMRIIKSGAHTNQFYREMWETIKSGKVWNGEIQNRKKSGELFWDKVLISPVKDDLNQITHFVSIKEDITEKKRMFDELVEAKEKAEESNRLKSAFLANISHEIRTPMNSILGFSELLQSSDLSREEKEEFFDIIEQSGKRMLKTITKIVEISRLDTNQVELVASTVPVNLMLRKLEQRFKKRASERQLALSLEPGLSDEQALVQTDEEKLETVVRYLLNNAFKYTHSGSVRFGYRPNGKMLHFFVEDTGIGMNESACRKIFRPFVQTDGTYTRSYEGLGLGLVIAKGYVEKLGGTIELESEFKKGTTVTFTLPFRT